DNA sequence from the Candidatus Cloacimonadota bacterium genome:
AAAGAATCTGTTTAAGAGCTCTGGGCAAAATCTACGCTTGAGCGCAGGCTTTAATCTTACTAAAAATTACAGCTTAACCTATTCTAATTATTACGATATCAAGAATAAGGAATTGATCTCACAAAGTATTAAAATAATACGAGATTTGCATTGCTGGAAACTAGATATATCTTTTACCAAGCGTAATGAATATTGGGATTATCGTATCATCTTCTTTAATACTAAATTCCCAGATGCGCTGAGGTTTCAAACTCGTGATAGTAAAAGAAATTAAACGCGCAGTTTTCTTAGATAGAGATGGCACTATTAGTCCCGATAAATTTGGATATATCAAGGATCCCGAAATCTATCATCTCTATCCGGAGACTCCGGCAGCCTTAAGATTACTGCAAGAAATGGGGTTCTTGATATTCATTGTTACAAACCAAAGTGGAATAGCACGAGGTTATTTAGATTTGGAACAACTGGCACAAGTGCATAAGAAAATGCTGGAGCTGCTTGCTCAATCTGGCGTAAAGCCTAATGGCGTATATTTTTCGCCCTACCATAGGGAAGGTATTGTTAAACCGTTTAACATACATCATGAAGATCGAAAGCCCGGCATTGGGATGTTCAAGCGGGCAAAGCGAGAGTTTCACTTTGATCCTTCGCAATCGTTTATGATTGGTGACAGAGCTTCAGACATAGGTTTTGCTCATAATGCTGGCATGAAAAGCATACTCTTGCTTAGTGGTAATGGGGCTGATGAATTTGGTTCAATGCTGACAGATTGTAGCTTGTTGAAACCTACCTTCATCTGCGAAAACATCCTAACGGCAGCCGAATTGATTAAACAGTATTATCCGTGAAATTCCTTGCTCAATACAGTAAAAGCAAATTCATAAACTTCAGCTTTGATGCACAACTAAAAGCATTTGCTAAGATGCTGCAAGAATTGGAAAAGAACATTGCAAATACTGCCTACAGACAAGATATTGTTTCTCAGATTGATACTTTGCTTCCCTTTGTGCATAAACCGCTGCCTCGCAGGATGCATAAACTTCTCAACTCGCTTCCTGATGATCCGCACCGGTTGTTAAGAGCCCTTGCACTGTACCATAATGATTCATTGGTAAAGGATGGCAGCATTATTTTGAGAGTGGGGGATGGATCGGTGCAACCAGATGAGCAGAAGATAAAACAAGCACAAAGGATCACTGTAGTGGCAGACAATCTGCGCAGTGTGTTTAATGTAGGCTCTCTTTTCCGTCTTTGCGAATGTCTTAGCTTGGGAGAATTAGTGCTGTGCGGCATTAGTCCCACTCCTTTACATCCTAATATGAATAAGACTGCTTTGGGCACGACCGATAAGGTAAAGTGGAGTAAACAAGAACAAACTAAAACTGCTATTGACAGTTTAAAAGTAAAAGGCTATCGTATCTACGCACTGGAAACAGCTCAGCCATCTACCTCCGTTTTTGAATTTCAGGCTTCATTTCCATTGGCAATGATAGTGGGCAATGAGGCATTAGGAGTAGAACCAGCCATTCTGAAAGAGTGCGATGAGATAATACATTTACCAGTTTTGGGTTGGAAGAACTCACTAAATGTTAGTGTGGCTGCATCTGTGGCTATATACCAGATACTTTTTGGAGGAAGGAATGCAGACCTTTGATTATTATACTAAGTTGTTGGAATACAATTCTCTAAATAAACCTCTATGGCAAGTAACCATTGTGCATACAGATGGTTCTTCACCGGCAAAAGCGGGCATGAAAATGTTGATCTCTACCGATGGACTCATTCTGGGAAATCTGGGTGGGGGAGAGATGGAACATAGCATAATTGAATACATCGGTAGCCATAAACCCTCAACTGCAGAACAGATGACTTTCGATTTAGGACAAGCAAACCTTATGTATGCAACATCCACAGCCATGATCTGTGGTGGGAGTGTAACTGTATTTATTGAACCTTTATTTAACTCAAACAATCTTTACATTATTGGCGCAGGTCATTGTGGTAAGGCATTGGGGCATTTAGCAAGGCTGTGTGGCTTCTGGGTTAAGCTGATAGATAATAGAGAAGATATTCTAAAAAGTGCTCCAAAAGATTGTTTTGATGAAGCCGAATACAGCAATTATGAAGATATAACATCGGTTATAGGATTTGGCTCTTATACTTGGGTAGTTATCATGACGCATGGTCATGTTCACGATCAGGAGGTATTGCAACAGTGTATAGAAAAAGAAACCCTATATCTGGGTATGATCGGAAGTAAAAGCAAGGTAAAACAAACATTTGATTCTTTGATGGATCAAGGCTACACTGCTGAAGATATTACTCGAATACATGCCCCCATTGGACTTTCGATAGGAAGCCAAAGCCCTTATGAAATTGCCGTAAGTATAATGGCAGAACTTATAAGCATTAAGAGAAACGAGCACAAGACGGGTTTATAGACTCAGATTTATCTTTAGTGTGCAAATAAGAGCGTTTACCTTCCAAACTTTATTATCAGCACTTCCAGGTTTCCTGAGGAGTACCTTAGCTTGGCTCATGAGGCGTACTCGCAGATCACAACTGTCCTATCCGCCAGGTATGAACGACAAATACCCTCGCAATGTGAAAGCGAGTTTCTTTTACATTGTTGATGAAAAAAACCCCGAAACAAAGCTCGGGGTTTATTATATCAGATACGCTAATTATTTCATTAACATCATTTTCCGGCTTTGAGTGCCTTTGTCATTTTGGGCAGTATAGAAGTACATCCCACTTGCTACAGAGTTTCCATTATGGTCTTTACCATCCCAATCGAAGCTGTGCTCACCTCTGGGAAGAGAGCCATCAAACAATGTTTTAACCAACTGTCCCTTGGCGTTATAGATATTCAGGATTATTTTGCCTGATTCAGGCATATCAAGCGCAAAAGAAGTATTGGGATTGAAGGGATTGGGGTAGTTTTGCCTTAGTGTAGGTCTAAACGCTTGCGGTACAACTGGATCGTTATTGGATACAGATTGGTTATTTACCTTCATTGCATACAAACCTAAGATTTCAGTTTTACCGCTGCTGCGACCATCTGCCCAAATGAAATAGGCATTATCGTTAAGTTCCATTCCAACGGGCTCATATTGAGATTTGCCAGCATCTGTGAGGACGGATCCATAATTGCCCAAAACATTATCTCCGTTGGCATTTAAATAATTGTAATAGATATCGCTATCTTCGGTGAAGAACTCAGTCCATGCAACTGCCATTCCTGCCCCATCGAAACCGATAACATAAGGATTTGTTTGGGTGGAGTCTTTTTGAACTACAAAAAATCCAGATTCGCCCCAAAGTTTTGTTCCATCAAAAGCGAATTTCTGTCCTAAAATATCGTGCATGCCATTGATGCTTTCACACCAAAGTGTCGTAATTCCATTGTGTGCCACGGCGATATTTGCAAACTCTTGTTCATTTTCTGAATCACTTATCTTGATTCCTTCAGGAGCCCACAAATACTCACCATCCCAAGATACAAGCTGAGCATAGAATTGCATGGGACCATTTCTCATATCTCGCCAAGTTACATAGATTCCATCTGGTGTTTTAGCGGATACCGGAGATAGTTGTGCTTCCATTCCTGTGTAGGTATTCACTTGCATTCCTTCGGCAGTCCACCCGGTATAGGCATCACCGTTTGCATCCACTCGCTTTGCCCATACGGTTTGACGATCTGTGCTTGGATTGAATCTATGCCAGATATACACGTCATCAATGATATCTGTAAGTTTAGTTTCAATATTCCTGTTTGAGCCGATCAAAACTGATATCATTTTTCCATCTGGACCCCAAAGCCTTTGACCATTCATATCGAGTCTTTGGCCAAAAACATGATATCGGAACGCCATATTCATCATTTCATACTCCCATTCTGACCACCCAACGTAGAACGAGTTGTTGTACATGCTTATTCTGGGGTTGAGTTGGCTAAGAGGTTCGCTTTCAGTAAGCGGCAGACCATTGGCATCCCACAATCTTTCTCCGGCTGGAGAGATCAATTGGGCAAAAACTTGTGACTCTCCACTTCGCTCATCTCTCCACACTACGGCAACATGGTCATCTTCAGTAACAACAGCGTGAACGTCGTATTGATGTCCCAATCCATCTTCAGTAAGTGTTCTACCATTAGTTTCTAATAATGTTTGTCCATCGGCAGTTAGAAACTGGAAGAAAATGCGATATCCTTCATTAGCAAAACGAGTGTCTTGCCAGATCACGATACTATCATTACTACGGGGAAGAATTCTATATTCTCCCTTTGTAGTATCTCCGCTAAGTCCCCAAAATATTCTTAACCCGTCGTTAGCCAGCAGAGTATTTCCAGTAGTATCTAGCACTTGATAATACAATCCAATACTTCCGTTACGTTGATCCATCCAATTTACATAGACATTATTGCCCGCCAACTTTATCAAGCCACCGTTTTGAGCGTTGGGTTGAGTGCAAATTGCTTTTCCACCCTCATCCCAAAGTGCTTCTCCGGTTGACGAGAGATGTTGGGCATAGATATCGAAGTTAGGATCATTTCCATTGCGTAAGTCATCCCAAACCACATACACTCCTCCGTTCCCATCAGAATCCATACGTTGTCCATTCTGGGAAAATTCAGCAGTGCAAAGAGCTATACCACTTTCTCCCCACAACTTATCGCCTGTAGCAGAAATCTTTTGGGCAAAGAGATCGGATTCCAGACTCTCTTCCCATACTATTACAGCTGCTCCATCGGAAGTAGCTTGAATACGGGGATTCTGTTGAGGTTTAGGCAAAGATATATCCTGATCTGAAAATACATAAAAGGGGTCACTCCAAAGCATTTCGCCGGCTATATTAACTTTTTGAGCATAGATATCCGGATCGTTATTACGTTGATCTGTCCAAGTAAACATGAATTCCTGATTTCCTATGGCAGCCATCCGCACTCCCATTTGGTTGCCGGTAGTAACGGCGAGACTTAAGGGTTCGTTCCAGGTCATATTGCCGTCACCATCAAAGTGTTTGGCATAAATATCGGAATCGCCAACAAAAGTATGTGTATATGCCAGCATCATTCCACCCTGTCCATCAGGAAGCATTGTGTTTTGAATCTCGTCACCACTACCATTGGCAACGGCAATGCCATTAGTTGTCCAGAGCGGATCACCAGTGGAAGAAATTCTTTGTGCATAAAGATCTTTACTGGGATTACGGCTATCGCCCCATATAATTAATGCGCCACCGTTTGGATCATTTTCCATATTTAACCCAACCTGAATACCGGGATATGTACAGACGGGTTTGCCACCTTCCTGCCACAATAATTGCCCCATGTCGTTTATCTTCTGAGCATATACATTTCCGTCCAAATCGTCATAAAAATCAATCCAAGCGATTATGTAATTGCCATCTGTAGTTTGGGTAATAACTGGGTCTTCTTGGCGATCAGGCTTGCCATCTATTAAAACTGGCTCATTCCAAAGCAAGTTTCCTGAGGCATCCACTTTCTGTGCCCATAAATCTCGTTCACCAAGTTTGGTATCGCTCCACACGTATATAGCTCCGCCATCGGCTGTAGCCGTGCCGGTTCGGAACCACTCGATATTTACCCCTTGGCGGATTGGCACTACTTCTTCCCACAACAGTGCTGCCGGAAGAAGGGCTATTGCGCCAAGCAGTAAGATGATAAGCGTAATCTGTTTCACAAGTATCTCCTTGATAATAAATAACAATTTTTTATTTAAACCTGTTCCCCTCTACTTAAAGTAGACATAACAATATAGTTTATATAGATGCAAAAAGGATTCCAATTATAGCTTTAACGGCATTATAAATATACTTAAGATGCTGGTAAAAATAACCCTTATTGCTCAGATTTGCACAGGCTTAACTGAATCTTTCTCAATTGATTAAGTTATTATTACCCATACTTCAAGCTGAGATTCTGCTTCAACTACAGCATTATCTTGGGGCCAAGCAACCTTAAGAATAGCATAATGCATTTGGTGCTGAGGGCGTGAATCCTATTCATTTATAATATTTACCAATATTTGCTAAATAGGCATTTCTGTTCCGGAAACCATTACTTTGTTGATGGGGAAAGATGCGGAGGAAAAACAAAGCTGACCTAAAATATGTTTGCCAATTTCTAGTCCTTGTGGAACTTGGAAGAATACAAGGTCTGCTTCTTTTCCCACCTCAAGAGAGCCAATTCTACTTTCTAACCCTACGATTTTTGCATTGCCGAGAGTTATCCGGTACAGCATTTCTGCCGGCAGCACAGGATAAGTGCTTTGGCGAAAGTTCATTTGTTTGGCATGATATAGCATATTCAAACTGGTACCGGCTCCTACATCACTGCCCAAACCAAAGGGTATACCAATATCACTTATTCTTTTTAGGGGATATTCGCCACTCTTCAAGTAGAAATTTGAATCGGGACAATGCGCTATGGCACTGTTACTCTGTTTCAAAAGCTTAAGTTCAGTCTCGCTCAAATGGATGGCATGGCCAAAGATTGTACGCTCACCCAAGATACCAAATTCATCATAAACAGCGGAATAGGACTCTTTTTTAAAGATTTCTTTTACCCAGTCAATTTCATCTTTGTTTTCAGATAAATGAGTTTGGATAAATGCGTCGTTATCTTTGGCATAGATACCAATTTGACGCATCAATTCGGCGCTACAGGTTGGTGCGAAACGAGGTGTAAAGATATAAGCTAAGAATGGATCTTGCCATAGTTCATGTAATTCGATACTGTGTTTTAGGGCATAATCGGTAGTATGTTGCAATTCCTTTGGTGAATTCATATCCATTAATGTCATTCCGATTCTAGCTTTAATACCCATCTCTTTTGCTACTTCAAAAGCAGCATCAGCAGCTTCCCGGAAAG
Encoded proteins:
- a CDS encoding RNA methyltransferase, whose amino-acid sequence is MKFLAQYSKSKFINFSFDAQLKAFAKMLQELEKNIANTAYRQDIVSQIDTLLPFVHKPLPRRMHKLLNSLPDDPHRLLRALALYHNDSLVKDGSIILRVGDGSVQPDEQKIKQAQRITVVADNLRSVFNVGSLFRLCECLSLGELVLCGISPTPLHPNMNKTALGTTDKVKWSKQEQTKTAIDSLKVKGYRIYALETAQPSTSVFEFQASFPLAMIVGNEALGVEPAILKECDEIIHLPVLGWKNSLNVSVAASVAIYQILFGGRNADL
- a CDS encoding XdhC/CoxI family protein, which codes for MQTFDYYTKLLEYNSLNKPLWQVTIVHTDGSSPAKAGMKMLISTDGLILGNLGGGEMEHSIIEYIGSHKPSTAEQMTFDLGQANLMYATSTAMICGGSVTVFIEPLFNSNNLYIIGAGHCGKALGHLARLCGFWVKLIDNREDILKSAPKDCFDEAEYSNYEDITSVIGFGSYTWVVIMTHGHVHDQEVLQQCIEKETLYLGMIGSKSKVKQTFDSLMDQGYTAEDITRIHAPIGLSIGSQSPYEIAVSIMAELISIKRNEHKTGL
- a CDS encoding amidohydrolase family protein, producing the protein MRNIRTNLFNPISSTRTDFLFDHVISIADGSIQSVRPFTEHEGAWEDKRNCICIPGMIDLHVHLSQYRIRGMYHPALLPWLNKSVFPEEAKSQNPYYATDLSRDFFKALLRVGTTYSLIYTAPFREAADAAFEVAKEMGIKARIGMTLMDMNSPKELQHTTDYALKHSIELHELWQDPFLAYIFTPRFAPTCSAELMRQIGIYAKDNDAFIQTHLSENKDEIDWVKEIFKKESYSAVYDEFGILGERTIFGHAIHLSETELKLLKQSNSAIAHCPDSNFYLKSGEYPLKRISDIGIPFGLGSDVGAGTSLNMLYHAKQMNFRQSTYPVLPAEMLYRITLGNAKIVGLESRIGSLEVGKEADLVFFQVPQGLEIGKHILGQLCFSSASFPINKVMVSGTEMPI
- a CDS encoding T9SS type A sorting domain-containing protein; this encodes MKQITLIILLLGAIALLPAALLWEEVVPIRQGVNIEWFRTGTATADGGAIYVWSDTKLGERDLWAQKVDASGNLLWNEPVLIDGKPDRQEDPVITQTTDGNYIIAWIDFYDDLDGNVYAQKINDMGQLLWQEGGKPVCTYPGIQVGLNMENDPNGGALIIWGDSRNPSKDLYAQRISSTGDPLWTTNGIAVANGSGDEIQNTMLPDGQGGMMLAYTHTFVGDSDIYAKHFDGDGNMTWNEPLSLAVTTGNQMGVRMAAIGNQEFMFTWTDQRNNDPDIYAQKVNIAGEMLWSDPFYVFSDQDISLPKPQQNPRIQATSDGAAVIVWEESLESDLFAQKISATGDKLWGESGIALCTAEFSQNGQRMDSDGNGGVYVVWDDLRNGNDPNFDIYAQHLSSTGEALWDEGGKAICTQPNAQNGGLIKLAGNNVYVNWMDQRNGSIGLYYQVLDTTGNTLLANDGLRIFWGLSGDTTKGEYRILPRSNDSIVIWQDTRFANEGYRIFFQFLTADGQTLLETNGRTLTEDGLGHQYDVHAVVTEDDHVAVVWRDERSGESQVFAQLISPAGERLWDANGLPLTESEPLSQLNPRISMYNNSFYVGWSEWEYEMMNMAFRYHVFGQRLDMNGQRLWGPDGKMISVLIGSNRNIETKLTDIIDDVYIWHRFNPSTDRQTVWAKRVDANGDAYTGWTAEGMQVNTYTGMEAQLSPVSAKTPDGIYVTWRDMRNGPMQFYAQLVSWDGEYLWAPEGIKISDSENEQEFANIAVAHNGITTLWCESINGMHDILGQKFAFDGTKLWGESGFFVVQKDSTQTNPYVIGFDGAGMAVAWTEFFTEDSDIYYNYLNANGDNVLGNYGSVLTDAGKSQYEPVGMELNDNAYFIWADGRSSGKTEILGLYAMKVNNQSVSNNDPVVPQAFRPTLRQNYPNPFNPNTSFALDMPESGKIILNIYNAKGQLVKTLFDGSLPRGEHSFDWDGKDHNGNSVASGMYFYTAQNDKGTQSRKMMLMK
- a CDS encoding HAD family hydrolase, which codes for MIVKEIKRAVFLDRDGTISPDKFGYIKDPEIYHLYPETPAALRLLQEMGFLIFIVTNQSGIARGYLDLEQLAQVHKKMLELLAQSGVKPNGVYFSPYHREGIVKPFNIHHEDRKPGIGMFKRAKREFHFDPSQSFMIGDRASDIGFAHNAGMKSILLLSGNGADEFGSMLTDCSLLKPTFICENILTAAELIKQYYP
- a CDS encoding LPS-assembly protein LptD; the encoded protein is KNLFKSSGQNLRLSAGFNLTKNYSLTYSNYYDIKNKELISQSIKIIRDLHCWKLDISFTKRNEYWDYRIIFFNTKFPDALRFQTRDSKRN